The Cyanobium sp. AMD-g genome contains the following window.
GCTGTGGGCGCCGGGCCGCTGGGATCCACGTAGCGGGTGCGGATGCCGGGACGGCCCAGAATCTCCGCGCCGGAGCGGGCTGCTGGCTGAGCAGGCTGCTGAGGCGAGAGCGGCGGCGGCGGTGGGGCCTGGGCCAGGTCCCCGGCGAGGGCGATCAGCCCCCCCACCAGCCAGGCATGGCAAGACATGACCTCCCGCCCGTTGTGATCGGGTGATGGTAAGGGCGGTGGATCCGTTTCCCTTTCAGGCAAGCCGGCTAACGGATTTGAACCGATGGCCTTCGCTTTACAAAAGCGCTGCTCTACCACTGAGCTAAGCCGGCATGGGCGCTTGGTCCGGCCCAGCCTATCCCTGGGCCAGAGCCCAGAGCAGGAGCTGGGTTCGGCTGCGGCAGCCGGTCTTGGCCAGCAGGTGGGAGACATGGCACTCGACCGTGCGCGGGCTCAGCACCAGCTGGGCGGCGATGTGGCGGTTGCTGTCACCTTGGCGCAGCAGGTCGAGCACCCGCTGTTCGGCCGGGGTGATGGCCACCGGGAAAGGTTCCGCCAAGGCCTGCCGTCGCTGCACTGCCTGCAGCGTTCCCGCCGGCCGTCGCCCCGGCAGTGCCGCCTCAATCCGGATCGGCAGCGGCGGGGGATGGGTCCTCGGTCGGTTCGCTGGCCAGGGGCACGGCCAGCTCCTGCGGGGCTTCGGGGTCGGGAGCCTGGGCCATACCCACGGCGGCGGCTGCCGCCACCAGGGCCGGCAGGGGACGGGCCCGCTTGATCGGCAGGTTGGCCACCAGGGCGGTGACCCGGTCCTCGGTCTCGAGGCTCACATCACCTTCCTCGATGTCGATCTCCACGTAGCGCTGCACCACCTCGAGGATTTCGCGGCGCATCTGCTCGAGCAGTTCGGGATTGAGATCACTGCGGTCGTGGGCCAGCACCAGCTGCAGCCGCTCCTTGGCCATGGTGCCGCTGGGTTTCTGGCGCCCCAGCAACCGTTGGATGAAATCGAACAGCGTCATGGTGCTCAGAAGAGACCGGTGGTTTTGCGGATCTTGTTCATCAGCCGGGCGCGCAGGCCCCTGCGGGCCTTGGAGGGATCCTCAAGGGGGATGTCCTCACCCCGCAGGCGCCGGGCGATGTTCTGGTAGGCCTTCGCGGCGGGGGATCCGTTGCCGTTGAGGGTGAGCGGTTCCCCCCGGTTGGTGGACACGATCACCTGCTCGTCCTCCACCACCAGGCCCACCAGGGGCAGGGCCAGGATGTCGGTGACGTCGTCGACGCCCAGCATCTCCTGGCTGGCCATCATCTTGGGCCGCACCCGGTTGAGCACCAGTTGCACCGGTGCCACCCCGCGGGTGTTGAGCAGGCCGATCACCCGGTCGGCATCGCGCACCGCCGACACTTCCGGGGTGGTGATCACGATCGCTTCGCGGGCGGCGGCGGCGGCGTTCTTGAAGCCGTCCTCGATCCCGGCCGGGCAATCAATGAGCACGTAATCGGCCCGTTCGGCCACCATGGCCACGATGCGCTGCATGTCCTCGGGGGTGAGCCACTCGAGCATGCGGGGATTGCCGGCGGGCAGCAGGGCCAGGTTGGGCTCCTGCTTGTGTTTCACCAGCGCCTGCTCCA
Protein-coding sequences here:
- the minD gene encoding septum site-determining protein MinD, with protein sequence MDAVTSAPARIILICSGKGGVGKTTLTANLGIALARLGERTVVLDADFGLRNLDLLLGLENRIVYTAQEVLAETCRLEQALVKHKQEPNLALLPAGNPRMLEWLTPEDMQRIVAMVAERADYVLIDCPAGIEDGFKNAAAAAREAIVITTPEVSAVRDADRVIGLLNTRGVAPVQLVLNRVRPKMMASQEMLGVDDVTDILALPLVGLVVEDEQVIVSTNRGEPLTLNGNGSPAAKAYQNIARRLRGEDIPLEDPSKARRGLRARLMNKIRKTTGLF
- the minE gene encoding cell division topological specificity factor MinE translates to MTLFDFIQRLLGRQKPSGTMAKERLQLVLAHDRSDLNPELLEQMRREILEVVQRYVEIDIEEGDVSLETEDRVTALVANLPIKRARPLPALVAAAAAVGMAQAPDPEAPQELAVPLASEPTEDPSPAAADPD
- a CDS encoding response regulator transcription factor; translation: MAEPFPVAITPAEQRVLDLLRQGDSNRHIAAQLVLSPRTVECHVSHLLAKTGCRSRTQLLLWALAQG